The following are encoded in a window of Sphingobium sp. AP49 genomic DNA:
- a CDS encoding helix-turn-helix domain-containing protein gives MSPNPRKRAYQDGCATAHALDLIGDRWAMPIMRELLLGPKRFTDLRASLPGISANVLTQRLEELEAASILVRRRLPPPAASQIYELTQWGRESEILFMVLGRWACRSPTMQPGMPMSQVSVVMSMRTMIDRAAIGDLDATIGFRFGEEEFRATLHDGDFTIDRGAAAGADLIFTGDQNALAAIVYGGQSFAAMAPALLVEGDRALAERFVRLFPLPPKAPSTVS, from the coding sequence ATGAGTCCCAACCCGCGCAAACGCGCCTATCAGGATGGCTGTGCCACCGCCCATGCGCTCGATCTGATCGGCGATCGCTGGGCGATGCCGATCATGCGGGAATTGCTGCTCGGTCCCAAGCGCTTCACCGACCTGCGCGCCAGCCTGCCCGGAATCAGCGCCAATGTGCTGACCCAGCGGCTGGAGGAACTGGAAGCGGCCAGCATCCTGGTCCGCCGTCGCCTGCCCCCGCCCGCCGCCAGCCAGATTTACGAACTGACCCAATGGGGCCGCGAGTCGGAAATCTTGTTCATGGTTCTGGGCCGCTGGGCCTGCCGATCGCCGACGATGCAGCCGGGCATGCCGATGAGCCAGGTATCGGTGGTGATGTCGATGCGCACGATGATCGATCGCGCCGCGATCGGCGATCTGGATGCGACGATCGGCTTCCGCTTCGGTGAGGAGGAATTTCGCGCCACGCTGCACGATGGCGATTTCACCATCGATCGGGGCGCAGCGGCCGGCGCCGACCTGATCTTCACCGGCGACCAGAATGCGCTCGCCGCCATCGTCTATGGCGGCCAGTCCTTCGCCGCGATGGCCCCGGCCTTACTGGTGGAGGGCGACCGGGCGCTGGCGGAGCGGTTCGTCCGCCTCTTCCCCCTGCCGCCCAAGGCGCCCTCAACCGTCAGCTAG
- a CDS encoding helix-turn-helix domain-containing protein, with protein MANPLESRFATAEIAAAEQYLDHDPPTELDPRVERLVNELIGRVADKWTMLILELLEERGTLRFTEIGRAVEGISQKMLTQTLRQMERDGLLTRTVHPVVPPRVDYALTPLGNSLSAAFCGVWVWAERNLATVEDARARFDARA; from the coding sequence ATGGCCAATCCGCTGGAATCCCGCTTCGCCACGGCCGAAATAGCCGCCGCCGAGCAGTATCTCGACCATGATCCGCCGACCGAACTCGATCCGCGGGTGGAGCGACTCGTCAACGAATTGATCGGCCGGGTCGCCGACAAATGGACGATGCTGATCCTGGAACTGCTGGAGGAGCGCGGCACGCTGCGCTTTACCGAGATCGGCCGTGCGGTCGAGGGGATCAGCCAGAAGATGCTGACCCAGACGCTCCGCCAGATGGAGCGCGACGGCCTGCTCACCCGCACCGTCCATCCGGTCGTGCCGCCGCGCGTCGACTATGCCCTCACCCCGCTCGGCAACAGCCTCAGCGCCGCCTTCTGCGGCGTCTGGGTCTGGGCCGAACGCAATCTCGCCACGGTCGAGGACGCCCGCGCCCGCTTCGACGCGCGCGCCTGA
- a CDS encoding DUF1428 domain-containing protein, which produces MSYMDGFVIPVPKGNKERYREIAAFAAPIFIEYGALRVVECWGNDIKPGKVNDFRTAVIAEEAEEVVFSWIEWPDKATRDAGAEKVMKDERMQPKEGEDMPFIGARLIYGGFEVLVDEKG; this is translated from the coding sequence ATGAGCTATATGGACGGGTTCGTGATCCCGGTGCCCAAGGGCAACAAGGAACGCTATCGGGAGATCGCGGCCTTTGCCGCGCCGATCTTCATCGAATATGGCGCGCTGCGCGTGGTCGAATGCTGGGGCAACGACATCAAGCCCGGCAAGGTCAATGATTTCCGCACCGCCGTGATCGCCGAAGAGGCGGAGGAAGTCGTCTTCTCCTGGATCGAATGGCCCGACAAGGCGACCCGCGATGCCGGCGCCGAGAAGGTGATGAAGGACGAGCGCATGCAGCCCAAGGAGGGCGAGGACATGCCCTTCATCGGCGCGCGGCTGATCTATGGCGGGTTCGAGGTGCTGGTCGACGAAAAGGGTTGA
- a CDS encoding SRPBCC domain-containing protein, whose translation MSGAEHILSVTCLIEAPREICWKVWTDLKDEWFCPKPWRAEVIEEDMRPGGRSAVQMFGPDGEETGPMEGIFLEVVPNARVVTTDAYAAGWVPQSPFMTAIWDFTAEGDGTRFTATARHWDAEAKARHEEMGFHPGWDEMMAQFKALCETSAASA comes from the coding sequence ATGAGCGGGGCGGAGCATATATTGTCGGTCACCTGCCTGATCGAGGCGCCGCGCGAGATTTGCTGGAAGGTGTGGACCGACCTGAAGGACGAATGGTTCTGCCCCAAGCCCTGGCGCGCCGAGGTGATCGAGGAGGATATGCGCCCCGGCGGCCGCAGCGCGGTGCAGATGTTCGGGCCGGATGGCGAGGAGACCGGGCCGATGGAGGGCATATTTCTGGAGGTGGTGCCCAATGCGCGGGTGGTGACGACCGATGCCTATGCCGCCGGCTGGGTGCCGCAGAGCCCGTTCATGACCGCGATCTGGGACTTTACGGCGGAGGGCGATGGCACCCGCTTCACCGCGACCGCGCGCCATTGGGACGCGGAGGCGAAAGCGCGGCATGAGGAAATGGGCTTCCATCCCGGTTGGGACGAGATGATGGCCCAGTTCAAGGCGTTGTGCGAGACGTCGGCCGCGAGCGCCTGA
- a CDS encoding VOC family protein, giving the protein MDKISPCLWFDGRAEEAAHYYASLFGGSVDHVSYYPEENPSPSPLPGGSVLLVEFSLFGQSYQALNGGPQFSFDEAISLSVACADQAELDGYFDRLTGDGGKAGPCGWVTDKYGLSWQLVTRQIMDNYHTGDRTGIARMMQVMMTMQKLDTAAMHAAFLGEAA; this is encoded by the coding sequence ATGGACAAGATTTCCCCCTGCCTGTGGTTCGACGGCCGGGCCGAGGAGGCGGCGCATTATTATGCGTCGCTGTTCGGCGGGTCGGTCGACCATGTGAGCTATTATCCCGAGGAAAACCCGTCGCCTTCGCCGCTGCCGGGGGGGAGCGTGCTGCTGGTCGAGTTCAGCCTGTTCGGGCAAAGCTATCAGGCGCTGAACGGCGGGCCGCAATTCAGCTTTGACGAGGCGATATCGCTGTCGGTGGCGTGCGCGGACCAGGCCGAGCTGGATGGCTATTTCGACCGGCTGACCGGTGACGGCGGCAAGGCCGGCCCGTGCGGCTGGGTGACCGACAAATATGGCCTCTCCTGGCAATTGGTGACGCGCCAGATCATGGACAATTATCACACCGGCGACCGCACCGGCATTGCGCGCATGATGCAGGTGATGATGACGATGCAGAAGCTGGACACGGCCGCGATGCATGCGGCGTTCCTGGGAGAGGCGGCATGA
- a CDS encoding oligogalacturonate lyase family protein: MIGLAFPLLVAAQAPTPAASPASWTDPTTGHRIVRVDDRPGNYGLYFNYNPFTPDGKRMVYLTPEGIRVANTSDWTTRLVLKEKVDRLLFVGHRANVAYYTTNPTGSSEGEPSFIVWSVDLDSGKRRRIAAMPGGRIESINADDTLLAGHRELAPPPPAIAAQGKRDPKTGSPSYSGTDDQGRPLSFAAAKEKWMEARLAAGVPMEIFAIDIATGQQRRITASKDWLNHVQFSPTDPDLLMYCHEGPWQQVDRIWTIRTDGSAKTKVHQRILQGEIAGHEYWAPDGRTIWYDLIMPQGMRWLAGHDVANGARRWYAIRPGQGSYHFASSPDGRSFSGDGANDGKYISLFHPRPDDNPRARNTLAGDTLIATGTLETERLVDLASHDYTLEPNQHFTPDGKWLVYRSNVAGNPAIYAVEIAKPR, encoded by the coding sequence ATGATCGGGCTGGCCTTTCCCCTGCTCGTCGCGGCGCAAGCGCCCACACCCGCCGCGTCCCCCGCCAGCTGGACCGACCCGACCACCGGCCACCGCATCGTCCGCGTCGATGACCGGCCCGGCAATTACGGCCTCTACTTCAACTACAACCCCTTCACCCCCGACGGAAAGCGCATGGTCTATCTGACGCCGGAGGGGATCCGCGTCGCCAACACCAGCGACTGGACCACCCGGCTGGTGCTGAAGGAAAAGGTCGACCGGCTGCTGTTCGTCGGCCACCGCGCCAATGTCGCTTATTATACCACCAACCCGACCGGCAGCAGCGAGGGCGAACCGTCCTTCATCGTCTGGTCGGTCGATCTCGACAGCGGTAAGCGCCGCCGTATCGCGGCAATGCCGGGCGGCCGCATCGAATCCATCAATGCGGACGACACGCTGCTCGCCGGCCATCGCGAACTCGCCCCGCCGCCGCCCGCCATCGCCGCCCAGGGCAAGCGCGATCCGAAAACCGGCTCGCCCAGCTATAGCGGCACCGACGATCAGGGCCGCCCCCTCTCCTTCGCCGCCGCCAAGGAAAAATGGATGGAGGCCCGGCTCGCCGCCGGCGTGCCGATGGAAATCTTCGCGATCGACATCGCCACCGGCCAGCAGCGCCGCATCACCGCGTCGAAGGACTGGCTCAACCATGTCCAATTCTCGCCGACCGATCCCGATCTGCTGATGTATTGCCATGAGGGTCCCTGGCAGCAGGTCGACCGCATCTGGACCATCCGCACCGACGGCAGCGCCAAAACCAAGGTGCATCAGCGCATCCTGCAGGGTGAGATTGCCGGCCATGAATATTGGGCGCCCGACGGCCGCACCATCTGGTATGACCTCATCATGCCACAGGGGATGCGCTGGCTTGCCGGCCATGACGTCGCCAATGGCGCGCGCCGCTGGTATGCGATCCGCCCCGGCCAGGGCTCCTATCATTTCGCCTCATCGCCCGACGGCCGCAGCTTCTCCGGCGACGGCGCCAATGACGGCAAATATATCAGCCTCTTCCACCCCCGCCCCGACGACAATCCCCGCGCCCGCAACACGCTGGCCGGCGACACGCTGATCGCCACCGGCACGCTGGAGACGGAACGGCTCGTCGATCTCGCAAGCCATGACTACACGCTCGAACCCAACCAGCATTTCACGCCGGACGGCAAATGGCTGGTCTATCGCAGCAATGTCGCAGGCAACCCCGCTATCTACGCCGTCGAAATCGCCAAACCCCGCTAG
- a CDS encoding M28 family peptidase, translating into MKIPNVSSETVIRLTAIGLLLLLFGLPTGVFIWMTAVPGQSYLGPLPPLTLDQSRLTESLKADVAAIASRPHNLQYPRALEAAARHLEQELEAADYDVQRQYYEASGRPVRNIEVVLQPMSETARTLVIGAHYDSAGDAPGANDNGSGAAALLALARRMTDLRGRTPIKIRLVFFVNEEPPFFQTSKMGSAVYAKQLRQSGEDVLGMISLETMGYYSDQPGSQHYPFPLGLRYPGTGNFVAFVGMLPSRSFVRQTVEAFRKEARFPSIGGVAPGALQGIGWSDHWSFANEGIPALMVTDTAPFRYPYYHTTRDAPDKINYQRLARVVSGLESLIRRWPSSPSQ; encoded by the coding sequence ATGAAGATACCAAACGTCTCCAGTGAAACCGTGATACGGCTGACGGCCATAGGGCTTCTGCTTCTACTTTTCGGACTGCCAACCGGTGTGTTCATTTGGATGACCGCTGTGCCGGGGCAATCGTATCTCGGTCCGTTGCCCCCTTTGACATTAGACCAGTCGCGCCTGACGGAGTCGTTGAAAGCAGATGTAGCAGCCATTGCTAGTAGGCCGCACAACCTGCAGTATCCAAGGGCATTGGAAGCTGCTGCTCGTCATCTAGAGCAAGAATTGGAGGCGGCTGACTATGACGTTCAGCGTCAATACTATGAGGCGAGTGGACGTCCGGTGCGGAATATCGAAGTGGTTCTCCAACCGATGTCGGAAACTGCCAGAACTTTGGTTATTGGAGCACATTATGACAGCGCAGGTGACGCGCCCGGTGCAAACGACAATGGTTCAGGTGCAGCGGCACTGCTAGCGCTCGCTAGGCGCATGACGGACCTGCGCGGTAGAACGCCAATCAAGATAAGGTTGGTGTTTTTTGTCAATGAAGAGCCGCCATTCTTCCAAACGTCGAAAATGGGGAGTGCTGTCTATGCAAAACAACTCCGCCAATCCGGTGAAGATGTCTTGGGCATGATATCATTGGAAACAATGGGCTACTACAGCGACCAACCCGGAAGCCAGCATTACCCATTCCCGCTTGGACTTCGCTATCCCGGCACAGGAAATTTCGTTGCGTTCGTTGGTATGCTTCCATCGCGGTCATTTGTCCGTCAAACCGTAGAAGCATTTCGAAAAGAAGCCCGCTTCCCAAGCATTGGGGGCGTCGCGCCGGGCGCACTTCAAGGCATCGGTTGGTCTGATCATTGGTCATTCGCTAATGAAGGCATTCCTGCGCTGATGGTTACAGACACTGCCCCATTCCGGTATCCCTATTATCACACCACACGGGACGCACCGGACAAGATCAATTACCAGCGACTGGCCCGCGTCGTGTCTGGACTAGAATCATTGATACGTCGCTGGCCCAGTTCACCATCGCAATAG
- a CDS encoding calcium-binding protein: MKPIKRSQIDRIVTAMFAEADSNRDGIVTIDELRLVVQARREKIIRSRFEAIDGNHDGALSLAEFQAWQSSMGSVALSETGAMGDQGGPVAEAIMPKLGDDPEDAILGRLIEPLNASAIAQANSNYDAGASLEEVLAFEHARFDAADADHDGVLSAEEMRSLMPRRGPGGGPGGLGGPDGPGGAGGPPPRN, translated from the coding sequence ATGAAGCCGATCAAGCGCAGCCAGATCGACAGGATCGTGACCGCCATGTTTGCCGAAGCCGACAGCAATCGCGACGGCATCGTGACGATCGACGAATTGCGGCTGGTGGTGCAGGCGCGGCGCGAGAAGATCATCCGCAGCCGGTTCGAAGCGATCGACGGCAATCATGATGGCGCGCTGAGCCTGGCCGAGTTTCAGGCGTGGCAGAGCAGCATGGGATCGGTCGCTTTGTCCGAGACGGGCGCGATGGGCGACCAGGGCGGACCGGTGGCCGAGGCGATCATGCCCAAGCTGGGCGACGACCCCGAGGATGCGATATTGGGCCGGCTGATCGAACCGCTCAATGCCAGCGCGATCGCCCAGGCCAACAGCAATTATGACGCCGGCGCCTCGCTGGAGGAAGTGCTGGCGTTCGAACATGCGCGCTTCGATGCGGCGGACGCCGATCATGACGGGGTGCTGTCGGCCGAGGAGATGCGCAGCCTGATGCCGCGGCGTGGTCCCGGTGGAGGCCCCGGTGGCCTCGGCGGTCCGGATGGACCGGGCGGCGCGGGCGGACCGCCGCCGCGCAACTGA
- a CDS encoding VOC family protein, protein MTDFSGKFFWYELMTSDPQAALAFYGDVVGWTSQPFGPDGDYHVVSGSAGPLGGVMAIPAEAKDCGMTPWWGGYVGSADVDADATRLTDAGGSVKRPPEDIPGVGRFAVMADPGGAIFMLLKGSSPDGMDAPPLTALGHVGWHELYAGDFDKDLAFYTGQFGWSKGEAMDMGAMGSYQLVSQTGSTDFDGMTGGIMPRPEPVPVPLWLFYFTVGDIDAAVARVTAGGGSVMQGPMEVPGGAWIIQAADPQGAMFALVGSKGEG, encoded by the coding sequence ATGACCGACTTTAGCGGCAAATTCTTCTGGTATGAACTGATGACCAGCGATCCCCAGGCGGCGCTGGCCTTCTATGGCGATGTCGTTGGCTGGACTTCGCAGCCCTTTGGCCCGGATGGCGACTATCATGTCGTCAGCGGCAGCGCCGGGCCGCTGGGCGGGGTGATGGCGATCCCCGCCGAGGCGAAGGATTGCGGCATGACGCCCTGGTGGGGCGGCTATGTCGGGTCGGCCGATGTCGACGCCGATGCCACAAGACTGACCGATGCCGGCGGCAGCGTGAAGCGGCCGCCCGAGGATATTCCGGGCGTTGGCCGCTTTGCTGTGATGGCCGATCCGGGCGGCGCGATCTTCATGCTGCTCAAGGGATCGAGCCCCGACGGGATGGACGCGCCGCCACTCACGGCGCTGGGTCATGTCGGCTGGCACGAGCTATATGCCGGCGATTTCGACAAGGATCTGGCCTTCTACACCGGCCAGTTCGGCTGGTCGAAGGGCGAGGCCATGGATATGGGCGCGATGGGTAGCTATCAGCTTGTCTCGCAGACCGGTTCGACGGACTTTGACGGCATGACCGGCGGCATCATGCCGCGTCCCGAACCAGTGCCGGTGCCGCTCTGGCTGTTCTACTTCACCGTCGGCGACATCGATGCGGCGGTCGCGCGGGTGACGGCCGGGGGAGGCAGCGTGATGCAGGGACCGATGGAGGTGCCGGGCGGCGCCTGGATCATCCAGGCGGCCGATCCGCAGGGGGCGATGTTCGCGCTGGTCGGCAGCAAGGGAGAAGGGTGA
- a CDS encoding SMR family transporter: protein MAWIALFFAGLLEIVWAFAMKQSQGFTRLVPSLITLGAMIASFGLLSFSMRTLPLGTAYMIWTGIGALGAFAVGVAFLGEAISPARLAAAALILSGLVMMKLASPS from the coding sequence ATGGCCTGGATTGCCCTGTTTTTTGCCGGATTGCTCGAAATCGTCTGGGCCTTTGCGATGAAGCAGTCGCAGGGCTTCACCCGGCTGGTGCCGAGCCTCATCACCCTTGGCGCGATGATCGCCAGTTTCGGGCTGTTGTCCTTTTCGATGCGCACCCTGCCGCTGGGCACCGCCTATATGATCTGGACCGGGATCGGGGCGCTGGGGGCCTTTGCCGTCGGCGTCGCCTTCCTGGGCGAAGCGATCAGCCCGGCGCGGCTGGCGGCGGCGGCGCTGATCCTGTCGGGCCTTGTCATGATGAAGCTGGCGTCGCCTAGCTGA
- a CDS encoding VOC family protein, whose amino-acid sequence MADVPAPKMIFVNLPVTDLPAAIAFYEAVGATRNNDFADDSAQMISFSETIHAMLLTHERFAGFTPRKIPNAHETAQVLLCLSETSRDAVDATVDRALAAGGTEPNPKQDHGFMYGRNFADLDGHIWEVMWMDVAAAMAANQGETADA is encoded by the coding sequence ATGGCCGATGTGCCCGCGCCGAAGATGATCTTCGTCAACCTGCCCGTCACCGATCTGCCCGCCGCGATCGCCTTCTATGAAGCGGTCGGCGCCACGCGGAACAATGATTTCGCCGATGACAGCGCGCAGATGATCAGTTTTTCCGAGACGATCCACGCGATGCTGCTGACCCATGAACGGTTCGCCGGCTTTACCCCGCGCAAGATCCCCAATGCCCATGAAACCGCGCAGGTGCTGCTGTGTTTGAGCGAGACGAGCCGGGACGCGGTGGACGCGACGGTGGACAGGGCGCTGGCGGCGGGCGGGACCGAGCCGAACCCGAAGCAGGATCATGGCTTCATGTATGGCCGCAACTTTGCCGATCTGGACGGCCATATCTGGGAAGTGATGTGGATGGATGTCGCCGCCGCCATGGCCGCGAACCAGGGAGAGACTGCCGACGCCTGA
- a CDS encoding SDR family oxidoreductase, which produces MKNSGNTILITGGGSGIGAALAHEYHAAGNQVIIGGRRQAALDEVVAAHPGMASMVIDMEDPAAIAAFADKLVADFPALDAVLLNAGIMVAEDRIDLAIAEATVATNLLGPIRLTHALLPHLLAQKSATILTVSSGLAFVPLAATPTYSATKAAIHGWSLAMREQLKDTGVEVVEIVPPGVQTDLMPGHAENPQMMPLADFISETMGLLRQEPTPAEIHVERVKFLSEATKRGEFDQVFGMLNGAH; this is translated from the coding sequence ATGAAAAATTCCGGCAACACCATCCTCATCACCGGCGGCGGTTCGGGCATCGGCGCGGCGCTGGCGCATGAATATCACGCGGCGGGCAACCAGGTCATCATCGGCGGACGGCGGCAGGCGGCGCTCGACGAGGTGGTCGCAGCCCACCCCGGCATGGCGTCGATGGTGATCGACATGGAAGATCCGGCAGCGATCGCGGCCTTTGCGGACAAGCTGGTCGCCGATTTCCCGGCGCTCGACGCGGTGCTGCTGAATGCCGGCATCATGGTGGCGGAGGACAGGATCGACCTCGCCATCGCCGAAGCGACGGTCGCCACCAATCTGCTCGGCCCGATCCGCCTGACCCATGCCCTGTTGCCGCATCTGCTGGCGCAGAAGAGCGCGACGATCCTGACCGTGTCGTCGGGCCTGGCCTTCGTCCCGCTGGCGGCGACGCCGACCTACAGCGCGACCAAGGCGGCGATCCATGGCTGGTCGCTGGCGATGCGCGAGCAGCTCAAGGACACGGGCGTCGAGGTGGTGGAGATCGTGCCGCCGGGCGTGCAGACCGACCTGATGCCCGGCCATGCCGAAAATCCGCAAATGATGCCGCTCGCCGATTTCATCAGCGAGACGATGGGCCTGCTGCGGCAGGAGCCGACCCCAGCGGAAATCCATGTCGAGCGGGTGAAGTTCCTGAGCGAGGCGACCAAGCGCGGCGAGTTCGACCAGGTGTTCGGGATGCTGAACGGGGCGCATTGA